From one Triticum urartu cultivar G1812 chromosome 3, Tu2.1, whole genome shotgun sequence genomic stretch:
- the LOC125548741 gene encoding uncharacterized protein LOC125548741 yields MECRKMKPVLALVLLLSCHLLLPLVSSVPVSRSVSLANHQASASSLTPEALPVQGVVTTAAEEQSVVGEVVARMDIEINDYPGSSANGRHEPPRSPGRG; encoded by the exons ATGGAGTGCAGGAAGATGAAGCCCGTCCTTGCTCTCGTGCTGCTGCTGTCGTGCCATCTTCTTCTTCCGCTGGTCTCCTCTGTGCCCGTGTCGA GAAGCGTGTCCTTGGCAAATCATCAAGCCTCAGCTTCTAGTCTGACTCCGGAGGCGTTGCCTGTTCAG GGCGTCGTGACGACGGCCGCCGAGGAGCAAAGCGTCGTCGGCGAAGTGGTGGCGCGGATGGACATCGAGATCAACGACTACCCTGGATCCAGCGCCAACGGCCGCCATGAGCCGCCTAGGAGCCCTGGGAGGGGGTGA